One segment of Pelotomaculum isophthalicicum JI DNA contains the following:
- a CDS encoding P-loop NTPase — MIRFVDLPPGTGDVPLTVMQSLPLNGLIVVSSPQDLAVMIVSKAIKMAQYMNIPILGLVENMSGAVCPHCGEIFQLFGPSQGEEIARKFQIPYIGGLPVDPNFSKLCDHGKIEEYERNLFANFIPENLTQ, encoded by the coding sequence ATGATCAGGTTTGTTGACTTGCCGCCCGGCACTGGCGACGTTCCTTTGACTGTAATGCAATCCCTGCCTCTCAACGGGCTGATCGTTGTATCTTCGCCGCAAGATCTTGCCGTCATGATTGTGAGCAAGGCAATAAAAATGGCCCAATATATGAATATTCCCATCCTTGGCCTGGTTGAAAATATGAGTGGCGCCGTTTGTCCTCATTGTGGCGAGATATTTCAATTGTTTGGACCTAGTCAGGGTGAAGAAATTGCCCGGAAATTTCAGATACCGTATATTGGCGGCTTGCCGGTAGACCCCAATTTTTCAAAACTCTGCGATCATGGTAAGATTGAGGAGTATGAGCGCAACCTTTTTGCCAATTTTATCCCTGAAAATTTGACTCAATAG
- a CDS encoding helicase C-terminal domain-containing protein: MVNSFVICDLETTGLSPFADKIIEIGLVRLEDGQISGKFHALVNPNQPLNIKIKRLTGLNDQDLAGAPVLSEVLPEALDFIQDSAIAGHNIDFDLGFLAAARGEPLRNPSYDTLELARLVVPDSNSFRLGALCRFLDIEFENGHRALDDAIATAHLLTVLIQKFREIDINVLTQLTKLLAEARSNWQGFAGEMVKELLKVFPDKKISASPYWRKDDKVSEETNHRDKQNEQERHLLDPVYLASLVGKEGPLLKAISGYEYRPQQEAMVGEVARAFNEEKYLMLEAGTGVGKSIAYLIPAVLWSLKNRERVLVATNTINLQEQLWLKDIPVLAGVINQRFRASLAKGRQNYICLRRWFNALNSLHQPDEAAFFARVLTWLASTKSGDRTELNTTPGEGDYWLTICGDAESCLGTRCRYRMDCFINKARKAVEEADLIITNHSLLFLDIRNENRVLPAYGPLIIDEAHHLEDSATNHLGRQVTQSMLNRWLSMTGKALNKLAEIIPPGDREHWEQALRTALQIRLETVENARLFFQTLGELAANKLNGSNINNKFYRSTLRLPVNDNGYRTAISIGGELINLLRALSETVQKLSEIMELWSISAEVWTEQARDLLQISQLGLALTDDLFFILESADEKFVYWADIEFWAGGLLKHCSLSAAPINVGEMLYELFYKNKKTVVFTSATLSVNGTFDHFIERVGLNYLPAGRLAEAHFDSPFIYERQALLCINRDLPVPGEVASDLYLEELGNVIAKLVSVTHGKTLVLFTSHMILRETYNRLKPKLEIMDIYLLGHGIDGSRTRILEEFRSSERAVLFGASSFWEGVDIPGEALTCVVMVKLPFWSPKVPVIEARLEDLARRERDGFKTFSIPQAVIRFKQGFGRLIRSGSDRGCVVVLDARILEKSYGRQFLRSLPLKNHIRGGTDMITRKLSDWFRDGA; this comes from the coding sequence ATGGTCAACAGTTTTGTCATATGTGATTTGGAAACTACGGGACTGAGTCCTTTTGCGGATAAAATAATAGAAATTGGTTTAGTGCGGTTGGAAGATGGGCAAATATCAGGAAAGTTTCATGCCTTAGTCAACCCCAACCAACCACTCAACATAAAAATAAAAAGGTTGACCGGTCTTAACGACCAGGATTTAGCCGGTGCGCCCGTATTGTCCGAAGTGCTGCCGGAAGCGCTGGACTTCATTCAAGACAGCGCAATAGCAGGGCATAATATTGATTTCGACCTTGGATTTCTGGCCGCCGCGCGAGGCGAGCCGTTACGCAACCCATCTTATGATACTCTGGAACTAGCCCGTCTTGTTGTGCCGGACTCAAATAGCTTTCGGTTAGGTGCCCTATGCCGGTTTTTGGATATCGAATTTGAGAACGGCCATAGGGCGTTGGATGACGCTATTGCCACAGCGCACCTATTAACCGTATTGATCCAAAAGTTTCGGGAGATTGATATAAATGTTCTGACTCAATTGACTAAACTCCTGGCTGAGGCACGTTCAAATTGGCAAGGTTTTGCTGGTGAAATGGTTAAGGAACTGCTGAAAGTGTTCCCAGACAAGAAAATATCAGCCAGCCCTTATTGGCGCAAAGATGACAAGGTTAGTGAAGAAACGAACCATCGGGACAAGCAAAATGAGCAGGAAAGACATTTGCTCGACCCGGTTTACCTTGCCTCGCTTGTCGGAAAAGAAGGACCGCTGTTAAAAGCTATTTCCGGTTATGAATACCGCCCTCAGCAGGAAGCAATGGTCGGAGAGGTTGCCAGGGCTTTTAACGAAGAGAAATATCTGATGCTTGAGGCGGGAACCGGGGTAGGCAAGTCGATAGCTTACTTGATTCCGGCGGTGTTATGGAGCCTGAAGAACAGGGAAAGGGTGCTGGTGGCCACTAATACCATCAATCTCCAGGAGCAACTCTGGCTAAAGGACATTCCGGTACTGGCCGGAGTGATAAATCAGCGGTTTCGCGCGTCTTTGGCTAAAGGACGTCAGAATTATATTTGCCTGCGCCGCTGGTTTAATGCTTTAAACAGTTTGCATCAGCCGGATGAAGCGGCGTTTTTCGCCAGGGTTCTGACCTGGTTGGCATCAACAAAATCCGGGGACAGGACTGAACTGAACACCACTCCCGGTGAGGGGGATTACTGGCTTACAATCTGTGGAGATGCGGAAAGCTGTCTTGGAACGAGATGCCGCTACCGGATGGACTGTTTTATCAATAAAGCGAGAAAAGCGGTTGAAGAAGCAGACTTGATTATCACAAACCATTCCTTGCTGTTTTTAGATATCAGAAATGAAAACCGTGTGCTACCGGCTTACGGACCGCTAATCATAGATGAGGCCCATCACCTGGAAGATTCGGCCACCAACCACCTTGGCAGGCAAGTTACCCAAAGTATGTTGAACCGCTGGCTTAGCATGACAGGAAAAGCATTGAATAAGCTAGCGGAAATCATCCCACCGGGTGATCGTGAGCATTGGGAACAAGCGCTAAGAACAGCGTTACAAATCAGGTTGGAAACGGTTGAGAACGCACGTCTCTTCTTCCAGACACTTGGTGAACTTGCCGCGAACAAATTGAACGGTAGTAACATCAATAATAAATTCTACCGCTCAACTTTACGGTTGCCTGTTAATGATAATGGATATAGGACGGCAATATCTATAGGTGGGGAGCTAATAAACCTATTACGCGCACTATCGGAAACCGTTCAGAAGTTATCGGAAATCATGGAGCTGTGGTCAATATCCGCAGAAGTGTGGACTGAACAGGCTCGCGACCTATTGCAGATTAGCCAATTGGGTTTAGCATTGACTGATGATTTATTTTTTATTTTAGAAAGCGCTGATGAAAAGTTTGTATATTGGGCGGATATTGAGTTTTGGGCCGGGGGTCTGTTAAAACACTGCAGCCTGTCGGCAGCTCCGATAAATGTCGGTGAAATGTTATACGAGCTTTTTTATAAGAATAAAAAAACAGTGGTTTTTACTTCAGCGACTCTTTCAGTGAACGGAACCTTCGATCATTTTATTGAGCGGGTAGGATTGAATTACCTTCCAGCAGGGCGGCTGGCTGAGGCTCATTTTGATTCGCCGTTTATTTATGAACGCCAAGCGCTTCTTTGTATTAACCGTGACCTGCCTGTTCCGGGAGAAGTGGCATCTGATCTATATCTAGAGGAACTTGGAAATGTTATTGCCAAACTAGTTAGTGTAACTCATGGAAAAACTCTTGTACTCTTTACTTCGCACATGATCCTTCGTGAAACATACAATAGGCTGAAACCTAAGTTGGAAATAATGGATATTTATTTGTTGGGTCACGGAATAGACGGCAGCAGGACGAGGATTTTAGAAGAATTTAGATCCTCGGAAAGAGCGGTGCTTTTTGGCGCTTCGAGCTTCTGGGAAGGGGTGGACATACCAGGAGAAGCTTTAACATGTGTGGTTATGGTAAAATTGCCTTTCTGGTCGCCTAAAGTTCCGGTTATAGAAGCCCGTCTGGAGGATTTGGCAAGAAGGGAACGGGACGGCTTTAAAACTTTTAGTATTCCCCAAGCTGTAATTCGTTTTAAACAAGGATTCGGCAGGCTGATTCGCAGCGGCAGCGACCGTGGTTGTGTTGTTGTCCTAGATGCGAGGATTCTTGAAAAAAGTTATGGCAGACAATTTCTTAGATCGCTTCCATTAAAAAACCATATCCGCGGCGGCACTGATATGATCACAAGAAAATTGTCTGACTGGTTTAGGGATGGCGCTTAA
- a CDS encoding flavodoxin family protein, producing the protein MHKVLGINCSCRRYGNSDVLLQEALLSARESGTEVEYLRLSDYNIKQCRGCLSCVFTGRCVIKDDDMPFLWDKMKTSDGLLVSAPTYVFSPAGIVKMVIDRAFICAKDLDDVFGRNRVAAIISVAGNSEWNPLGVENLNVLPLAYGYRIVDYLEAYATGPGEVLLDEKNINGAKRLGVTVAAELQGKSNRKNPEPGQCPVCYSKSFHFSGSGEVMCCTCGINGRVSLSEGKWTLTTTPDDIQNHFFSYKHRREHLDNWIIPSKDKFLANREAIKERLRKYKEVVW; encoded by the coding sequence ATGCATAAGGTACTGGGAATTAATTGTTCCTGCCGGCGTTACGGAAACTCAGACGTTCTGTTGCAGGAAGCGTTATTAAGCGCCCGGGAGAGCGGCACGGAAGTTGAATACCTGCGCTTATCCGATTATAATATCAAACAGTGCCGCGGTTGCTTGTCCTGCGTATTTACCGGCAGATGTGTGATAAAAGATGATGATATGCCGTTCCTATGGGACAAAATGAAAACCTCCGACGGGCTTTTGGTATCGGCGCCGACTTATGTTTTTAGTCCGGCAGGCATTGTGAAAATGGTCATTGACAGAGCTTTCATCTGTGCGAAAGACTTAGATGATGTTTTTGGACGCAACAGGGTCGCGGCAATAATTAGTGTGGCCGGCAACAGCGAGTGGAACCCGCTAGGCGTGGAAAACCTAAATGTCTTACCCCTGGCATACGGATACCGTATTGTTGATTATTTGGAGGCATATGCAACCGGCCCTGGAGAAGTTCTCCTTGATGAAAAAAACATAAACGGGGCAAAGCGCTTGGGCGTAACTGTCGCTGCTGAACTGCAGGGAAAGAGCAATAGAAAAAATCCGGAGCCCGGACAATGCCCGGTTTGTTACAGCAAATCATTTCATTTTTCCGGTTCAGGCGAAGTGATGTGCTGCACTTGCGGTATAAATGGGAGAGTTTCACTCAGTGAAGGCAAATGGACATTAACAACAACCCCGGACGACATACAAAACCACTTTTTCTCGTATAAACACCGCCGTGAACACCTGGACAACTGGATAATTCCATCAAAAGACAAATTCCTCGCAAACAGGGAAGCTATCAAGGAACGATTGCGCAAGTACAAGGAAGTCGTATGGTAG
- a CDS encoding Asp23/Gls24 family envelope stress response protein: MDDNGNQVIIDEGGSGTIKISEDVVKIIAGLAATEVEGVSGMSGGLAGGIAEKLGHKNMSKGVKAEVGEKEATIDIHVIVEYGCRIQEVAYQIQTKVRNAVESMTGLKVLSVNVNVQGVSFGPDNKEEDGKIK, encoded by the coding sequence ATGGATGACAACGGTAATCAAGTTATAATAGATGAAGGTGGTTCCGGCACGATTAAAATTTCTGAGGATGTTGTAAAAATAATTGCCGGCTTGGCCGCCACGGAAGTAGAAGGTGTATCCGGAATGAGTGGGGGCCTTGCCGGAGGTATTGCTGAAAAGCTGGGCCATAAGAATATGTCTAAAGGTGTGAAAGCTGAAGTAGGCGAAAAGGAAGCTACAATTGATATACATGTAATTGTTGAATATGGATGCCGTATTCAAGAAGTCGCCTACCAAATACAAACAAAAGTTAGAAACGCTGTTGAAAGTATGACAGGCTTAAAAGTTTTAAGTGTTAACGTTAACGTGCAAGGAGTATCTTTTGGACCTGACAATAAAGAGGAAGATGGTAAAATCAAGTAA
- a CDS encoding twin-arginine translocase TatA/TatE family subunit, whose protein sequence is MFPNLGMSEILLILVIALVVFGPRKLPEIGKSLGKTINEFRRASLTSFSELENVTEVAKEVAKEEVKEEDVQVAKVTQEKEALLKG, encoded by the coding sequence ATGTTTCCTAACTTGGGTATGTCTGAGATTTTATTAATCTTAGTTATCGCACTGGTAGTTTTTGGCCCGCGCAAATTACCTGAAATCGGCAAGTCGTTGGGTAAAACGATAAATGAATTTCGAAGAGCTTCGCTGACCAGCTTTAGTGAATTAGAAAATGTAACAGAAGTGGCAAAAGAAGTGGCAAAAGAAGAAGTAAAAGAAGAGGATGTTCAAGTTGCAAAAGTTACTCAGGAAAAAGAGGCCTTGTTAAAAGGTTAA
- a CDS encoding SPASM domain-containing protein, translating to MYKRIAACGAGTEYLAVTPEGDLYPCHQFVGKHEFMIGNLDTGIKNNVLRERFRKINILTKEECRGCWAKLYCSGGCHANSYYAYGDIIKPEEMFCAMQKKRLECAIMIETDKILYA from the coding sequence TTGTATAAGAGAATTGCAGCTTGCGGTGCAGGCACTGAATACCTCGCCGTTACACCAGAGGGAGACCTTTATCCCTGCCACCAGTTTGTTGGGAAGCATGAATTCATGATAGGCAACCTTGACACAGGCATAAAAAACAATGTACTACGTGAAAGATTTAGAAAGATTAACATATTAACTAAAGAAGAATGCCGCGGTTGCTGGGCAAAACTATACTGCTCAGGTGGTTGCCATGCAAATTCTTACTATGCATACGGAGACATTATAAAACCGGAGGAAATGTTTTGTGCGATGCAAAAGAAACGTTTAGAGTGCGCTATTATGATTGAAACAGATAAAATATTATATGCATAA
- a CDS encoding iron-sulfur cluster assembly scaffold protein has product MEISVYDNEILMSHFMNPSNVGKIENADGIGMAGNPSCSDYVKIYIKVDGDQLKDIKYEVHGCPAAIATSSVFSELVKGKPIMEALDVNDQVC; this is encoded by the coding sequence ATGGAAATCAGCGTCTATGATAATGAGATATTAATGAGCCATTTTATGAATCCGAGCAATGTTGGAAAAATTGAGAATGCTGATGGAATTGGGATGGCGGGTAATCCCTCATGCAGCGATTACGTAAAGATATACATTAAAGTCGACGGTGATCAATTAAAAGACATAAAATATGAAGTACATGGCTGCCCGGCAGCTATTGCTACTTCCAGCGTTTTCAGCGAACTGGTTAAGGGCAAGCCGATTATGGAAGCCTTAGATGTAAATGATCAGGTTTGTTGA
- the yedE gene encoding YedE family putative selenium transporter: MNNKVSIIITGAIVGALAILLVKLGNPQNMGICIACFLRDITGALGLQQVNTVQYIRPEILGLVIGAFATSVISKDFRVWGGSSTFTRFILGFFVMFGMLVFLGCPLRMILRMSAGDLNALVGLLGLVAGVSLGTVFLRKGFTLGQAVIQNKSNGYMFPAVILILLILLLAAPAFIYFSQQGPGSMHAPLAISLGAGIIIGVLAQRTRLCLIGGIRDLILFKELYMLYGFIAIFVVALVGNILMGNFHLGLAGQPIAHNDGLWNFLGMALGGFGCVLLGGCPLRQLIAASEGNTDSAVTITGLLLGAAFAHNFGLAAGTKGVPVPGQVAVVIGLIVVGAIAFFNVYFNIKTQKSSRREVPFNDGNKGCEGSSLS, from the coding sequence TTGAATAATAAAGTTTCTATAATTATTACCGGTGCAATCGTCGGGGCGCTAGCTATATTGCTGGTTAAGTTGGGAAATCCTCAAAATATGGGTATATGTATAGCATGTTTCTTGCGCGATATCACTGGCGCTCTTGGATTACAACAGGTTAACACAGTTCAATACATTCGGCCTGAAATTTTAGGCTTGGTTATAGGCGCCTTCGCAACGTCCGTTATTTCAAAAGATTTTCGTGTTTGGGGCGGCTCAAGCACGTTTACCAGGTTTATCTTAGGTTTCTTTGTCATGTTTGGTATGCTCGTTTTTTTAGGATGTCCATTGAGAATGATTCTAAGAATGTCGGCTGGTGACTTAAACGCCCTGGTGGGTTTACTTGGTCTGGTTGCTGGGGTGTCTTTGGGTACAGTTTTTCTAAGAAAAGGTTTTACACTTGGCCAGGCAGTTATTCAGAATAAGTCAAATGGTTATATGTTTCCCGCAGTTATTTTAATTTTGCTTATTCTATTGCTGGCAGCGCCTGCGTTTATCTATTTTAGTCAACAAGGGCCGGGCTCAATGCACGCACCCTTGGCTATATCACTCGGCGCTGGGATCATTATCGGTGTGCTTGCCCAGCGCACCAGGCTATGTTTAATTGGCGGAATCAGGGATTTGATATTGTTCAAGGAACTTTATATGCTCTATGGTTTTATAGCAATCTTTGTTGTAGCCCTAGTCGGCAACATCTTAATGGGAAATTTTCATTTAGGTCTTGCAGGTCAGCCAATAGCTCATAATGATGGCTTATGGAACTTTCTTGGTATGGCTTTGGGTGGTTTTGGCTGTGTCCTATTGGGAGGCTGTCCGCTTCGTCAGCTAATCGCAGCATCGGAGGGTAACACTGACTCTGCCGTAACGATCACCGGGTTGCTATTAGGTGCCGCATTCGCTCACAACTTTGGCTTAGCCGCCGGTACCAAAGGAGTTCCTGTACCTGGACAGGTTGCAGTTGTAATAGGTCTTATTGTGGTTGGAGCAATTGCTTTCTTTAATGTTTATTTTAATATTAAAACACAAAAATCATCCCGACGGGAGGTGCCTTTTAATGACGGAAATAAAGGATGCGAGGGGTCTAGCTTGTCCTGA
- a CDS encoding N-acetylmuramoyl-L-alanine amidase, with amino-acid sequence MPVFVRSFRLKKRLVIIILLLVITFLYGYKYAASRHEESNIAALSWVVANKLIVIDPGHGGEDPGATGTTGIHEKDIVLSVSKKLAAILREAGAEAVLTRDSDRELSDPSVSDLYTAKIQDLSRRVDLANNRGADVFISIHVNSFPDPREDGAQTFYQPGSEESKKLGVAIQYELNRFLANPGREAKPVDYFANRMTKMPSTIVEIGFITNPKEEKLMLDQDYQGKVAWAVYAGIVRYFAMSKPAFAVPLNHMANNN; translated from the coding sequence TTGCCTGTATTTGTGCGGAGTTTCCGCTTAAAAAAAAGGTTAGTCATTATAATATTGTTATTAGTTATAACATTCTTATATGGCTATAAATATGCTGCTTCGCGTCATGAAGAAAGTAACATAGCAGCTTTGTCTTGGGTAGTTGCCAATAAGCTTATTGTTATTGACCCCGGGCATGGCGGAGAAGATCCGGGGGCAACGGGTACTACCGGAATTCATGAGAAAGATATTGTCCTAAGCGTATCAAAAAAACTGGCGGCTATACTGCGTGAAGCCGGCGCGGAAGCTGTGCTTACCAGAGACAGCGACAGGGAATTAAGCGACCCAAGCGTTAGTGATTTGTATACCGCAAAAATCCAGGATTTAAGCCGCAGGGTGGATTTGGCAAATAACCGGGGCGCGGATGTTTTTATCAGTATTCATGTGAATAGTTTCCCGGATCCACGGGAAGACGGCGCACAGACTTTTTATCAGCCTGGTTCGGAAGAAAGTAAAAAACTTGGTGTGGCTATCCAATATGAACTAAACCGGTTTCTAGCCAACCCGGGAAGGGAAGCTAAGCCGGTTGATTACTTTGCCAACCGGATGACCAAGATGCCCAGTACAATTGTGGAAATTGGTTTTATTACCAACCCAAAAGAAGAAAAATTAATGCTTGACCAGGATTATCAAGGTAAAGTGGCCTGGGCTGTTTATGCGGGGATAGTACGTTATTTTGCCATGTCAAAACCTGCTTTCGCGGTTCCTCTCAACCATATGGCTAATAATAATTAA
- the trxB gene encoding thioredoxin-disulfide reductase — protein MESKDLIIIGGGPAGLSAGIYASRAALEAVMLERAMPGGLVMNTESIENYPGFADSIGGFELMARMESQARRFGLEIRSAEVEGLKPAGNKLIVVTGQGDITAGAVIIATGVQPQRLNVKGEVELTGRGVSYCATCDGPFFRGKRVAVVGGGDAAVEEAVYLTKFAEKVFIVHRRGELRATKVVQKKAFENSKIEFVWHNVVDEIHGTDSVKSVLTRDVRDNAKKLLPVDGAFIYVGNIPVSGIVKGLVNLDENGYIVTDENMRTSYPGIYAAGDVRKKMLRQVVTAVSDGAVAAVAAEKYLEGNGQTK, from the coding sequence TTGGAATCGAAAGACTTGATTATTATTGGCGGCGGACCTGCCGGCCTGTCAGCAGGTATTTATGCTTCCAGAGCAGCTCTGGAAGCCGTCATGTTGGAAAGGGCAATGCCGGGTGGTCTGGTAATGAACACGGAATCTATTGAAAACTATCCGGGTTTTGCTGATAGTATCGGTGGCTTTGAGTTGATGGCCAGGATGGAGAGCCAGGCACGCCGTTTCGGCCTGGAGATTAGATCGGCTGAAGTGGAAGGCTTGAAACCAGCCGGCAATAAGTTGATTGTAGTAACCGGGCAAGGGGATATAACAGCCGGCGCCGTGATTATAGCCACAGGTGTTCAGCCTCAGCGTTTAAACGTGAAGGGGGAAGTTGAACTTACCGGAAGGGGCGTTTCATATTGCGCTACTTGTGACGGCCCATTTTTCCGAGGCAAAAGAGTTGCCGTGGTTGGTGGCGGAGATGCCGCTGTTGAGGAAGCTGTTTACTTGACCAAGTTTGCGGAAAAAGTTTTTATTGTCCACCGACGCGGTGAATTAAGAGCTACGAAAGTTGTTCAAAAGAAAGCTTTTGAAAACTCAAAGATTGAGTTTGTTTGGCATAACGTAGTTGATGAAATTCATGGGACCGATTCAGTTAAGTCCGTGTTGACCAGAGATGTCCGTGATAACGCGAAGAAACTCCTTCCTGTCGACGGCGCATTTATCTATGTGGGGAACATACCTGTATCCGGCATAGTCAAAGGGTTGGTTAACCTGGATGAAAATGGATATATTGTCACTGATGAAAATATGCGTACTTCATATCCGGGTATATATGCGGCAGGTGATGTGCGCAAAAAGATGTTGCGCCAGGTAGTGACCGCAGTATCAGATGGTGCGGTCGCCGCAGTGGCGGCTGAAAAATACCTTGAGGGAAATGGACAAACAAAATAG